From one Luteolibacter sp. SL250 genomic stretch:
- a CDS encoding metal ABC transporter permease: MNLSFWTDPWQSPTILWLAATAAFTAIACGLPGAFLVLRRMSLTGDAISHSVLPGIVIGFLVSGSLDSPWIILGAAFSGWLTVMVIEFFHRKAGVREDAATGVVFTAMFSIGVLLLRQFAGKVDLDPDCVLFGNLETAIHGATTRFLNLDVPNITLTSGAAAAGAIVFITLLYHRLLATSFDPVLSKLTGQAPTRSQSMLLGATAAVVVAAFQTVGAVMSVALLVLPAASALLVSKRLPGVLAGVVLHAILSSIGGIYLATWANCNLGAAIILTGGLLFIGSFFRFKLKF, encoded by the coding sequence ATGAACCTGTCTTTCTGGACCGACCCGTGGCAGTCCCCGACCATCCTCTGGCTGGCCGCCACCGCCGCCTTCACCGCCATCGCCTGCGGCCTGCCCGGTGCCTTTCTGGTCCTGCGGAGGATGTCCCTGACCGGGGACGCCATCAGCCACAGCGTGCTGCCGGGCATCGTCATTGGCTTCCTGGTTTCCGGCTCGCTGGATTCGCCATGGATCATCCTGGGCGCAGCGTTCTCCGGCTGGCTCACGGTGATGGTGATCGAGTTTTTCCACCGCAAGGCGGGGGTCCGGGAGGACGCCGCCACCGGAGTGGTTTTCACCGCCATGTTCTCCATCGGTGTGCTGCTGCTGCGTCAGTTTGCCGGGAAGGTGGACCTGGATCCGGACTGTGTGCTTTTCGGAAACCTGGAAACCGCCATCCACGGGGCGACCACACGCTTCCTGAATCTGGACGTCCCCAATATCACGCTGACATCGGGGGCCGCCGCCGCAGGGGCCATCGTTTTCATCACCCTGCTCTACCACCGCCTGCTGGCGACTTCGTTCGATCCAGTGCTGTCGAAGCTGACCGGCCAAGCCCCCACCCGCTCGCAGTCGATGCTACTCGGAGCCACCGCTGCCGTGGTGGTCGCCGCTTTCCAGACGGTCGGAGCCGTCATGTCGGTGGCCCTGCTGGTGCTGCCCGCCGCTTCCGCCCTGCTGGTGTCCAAGCGTCTGCCGGGCGTCCTAGCCGGGGTGGTCCTCCATGCCATTCTCTCCTCCATCGGCGGCATTTATCTGGCCACCTGGGCCAACTGCAACCTCGGCGCGGCGATCATCCTAACAGGGGGATTGCTCTTCATTGGCTCATTTTTCCGTTTCAAGCTGAAGTTCTGA